A region from the Lysobacter sp. BMK333-48F3 genome encodes:
- a CDS encoding TetR/AcrR family transcriptional regulator has protein sequence MNTRPLLPGNTKARLLEAAEALFIEHGYEAMSLRQITGRAVTNLAAVNYHFGSKEALIQELLQERFDRLNQERLRLLDVCEQRYGTEAMDAAAVLSALFVPALRMGRNRANGPAFVRLLGRVYSDPSPFIRDYLREHYQPIFGRFFGAFARALPYLSRNELGMRLHLCLKALAGVLAGENMDELIAALCMGEEVSDSLVLARLITFISPTLTEPFGNAEQIGKVERVVLLADAAAQAADAQAAARKPSGILPPWAVEVVET, from the coding sequence ATGAACACTCGCCCGCTGCTGCCCGGCAACACCAAGGCCCGCCTGCTCGAGGCGGCCGAGGCCTTGTTCATCGAGCACGGCTACGAAGCCATGTCGCTGCGCCAGATCACCGGCCGCGCGGTGACCAACCTGGCCGCGGTCAACTACCACTTCGGCAGCAAGGAGGCGCTGATCCAGGAACTGCTGCAGGAGCGTTTCGACCGGCTCAACCAGGAACGCCTGCGCCTGCTCGACGTGTGCGAGCAACGCTACGGCACCGAGGCCATGGACGCCGCCGCGGTGCTCAGCGCGCTGTTCGTGCCGGCGCTGCGCATGGGCCGCAACCGCGCCAACGGCCCGGCCTTCGTGCGCCTGCTCGGCCGCGTCTACAGCGATCCCTCGCCGTTCATCCGCGACTATCTGCGCGAACACTACCAGCCGATCTTCGGCCGCTTCTTCGGCGCGTTCGCCCGCGCCCTGCCCTATCTGTCGCGCAACGAATTGGGCATGCGCCTGCACCTGTGCCTGAAGGCGCTGGCCGGGGTGCTGGCCGGCGAGAACATGGACGAGCTGATCGCCGCGCTGTGCATGGGCGAGGAAGTCAGCGACTCGCTGGTGCTGGCGCGCTTGATCACCTTCATTTCGCCGACCCTGACCGAACCGTTCGGCAACGCCGAACAGATCGGCAAGGTCGAGCGCGTGGTGCTGCTCGCCGACGCCGCGGCCCAGGCCGCCGATGCGCAGGCGGCAGCGCGCAAGCCTTCGGGAATCCTGCCGCCGTGGGCGGTCGAGGTGGTGGAGACATGA
- a CDS encoding TonB-dependent receptor produces MPSSHPRSPTAPRRRALLLALLSGLAAQAVAQQSVAQQAAAQDGASAAAAADATTLDAVIVTAQKRAERIQDVPIALSVFSAQSLDELKIEGGAELLRATPNVNFSKSNFASYNFSIRGVGTKALSVTTDPGVAVSFNSTPLIRNRLFEQEYFDVDRIEVLRGPQGTLYGRNATGGVVNMIPNLPSLDGFEANLKGEVGNYDSRRVAGMLNLPAGDSLAFRLAGAWTRRDGYDYNTVTRRDVNDRDLWSARGSVLWTPNERVRASLVWEHFEEDDRRSRTGKQLCHRDPGPERVGASATDAPFYREYLSQACLPGSLYDDDAFGTPNGASLPQMLVAPGFVKLGWLPDFSDFVYALRGGVTAPIDPFGNARQSRDLREIATSYDPRFKAENDVVQLNFDFDLGNGLSLVSQSAYSKDDYYSTQDYGRFASVPIFSDSDGAVDDEGNPAFALTPGGVYTDPQLGPSTGYLAVDLSRARSKQWSQELRLQSDFDGRFNFNVGANYLDFEIDEDYYVFNNIFSLLAQGFYNQDALRGIAGYPPLDCPQNLDPSLPFYLQCVYIDPNPIDRIDGKGHNYFRSRNIARTRSWAVFGEGYWQLSDTVKLTAGLRYTDDTKITTPVPSQLLLAPGLRGGGLVNSGYPTLPDVRQSWGKFTGRLVLDWKPDLAYTDDTLVYASLARGYKAGGTNSPGIGADPEFLGFIPRDATFAPEYVNAFEIGTKNSFAGGKLQFNASAFYYDYRDYQVSQIVDRSAFNENFDATSYGLELELAWKPTDRLRLDANLGWLKTRIADGERSIDVMNRTQGDPDWVVVRPWLQQASNCVAPKDYVERILAVAGDYNIAPTILNNFCSPKFFLGGDLLPGGFYESLLGFSYDPRTDGPNGGQGFYADLGGNELPNAPRLTFNLGAQYTFLLGDSWDLTVRGDYYRQSKSYARVYNTVNDRLRSWSNANFSLTLNRPQSDLSVQLYVKNAFDKTPITDAFVNSDDSGLTTNVFTLDPRIVGLSVRKGFY; encoded by the coding sequence ATGCCGTCGAGTCATCCACGTTCGCCCACCGCGCCGCGGCGCCGCGCCTTGCTGCTGGCCCTGCTGTCCGGCCTGGCGGCGCAGGCCGTTGCTCAGCAGTCCGTTGCTCAGCAAGCCGCCGCCCAGGACGGCGCATCGGCGGCCGCGGCCGCCGATGCGACCACGCTGGACGCGGTCATCGTCACCGCGCAAAAGCGCGCCGAACGCATCCAGGACGTGCCGATCGCGCTGTCGGTGTTCAGCGCCCAATCCCTGGACGAACTCAAGATCGAAGGCGGCGCCGAGCTGTTGCGGGCGACCCCGAACGTGAACTTCTCCAAGAGCAATTTCGCCAGCTACAACTTCTCGATCCGCGGCGTCGGCACCAAGGCCTTGTCGGTGACCACCGACCCCGGCGTGGCGGTGAGCTTCAACAGCACCCCGCTGATCCGCAATCGCCTGTTCGAGCAGGAGTACTTCGACGTCGACCGGATCGAGGTGCTGCGCGGCCCGCAAGGCACCTTGTACGGCCGCAACGCCACCGGCGGCGTGGTCAACATGATTCCCAACCTGCCCAGCCTCGACGGCTTCGAGGCCAATCTCAAGGGCGAGGTCGGCAACTACGACAGCCGCCGCGTCGCCGGCATGCTCAACCTGCCGGCCGGCGACAGCCTGGCGTTCCGCCTGGCCGGCGCCTGGACCCGCCGCGACGGCTACGACTACAACACCGTCACCCGCCGCGACGTCAACGACCGCGACCTGTGGTCGGCGCGCGGCTCGGTACTATGGACGCCGAACGAGCGGGTGCGCGCCAGCCTGGTCTGGGAGCATTTCGAAGAAGACGACCGCCGCTCGCGCACCGGCAAGCAGCTGTGCCACCGCGATCCCGGCCCGGAACGGGTCGGCGCGAGCGCGACCGACGCGCCGTTCTACCGCGAATACCTGAGCCAGGCCTGCCTGCCCGGCTCGCTCTACGACGACGACGCCTTCGGCACGCCCAACGGCGCCAGCCTGCCGCAGATGCTGGTCGCGCCGGGCTTCGTCAAGCTCGGCTGGCTGCCGGATTTCAGCGATTTCGTTTACGCGCTGCGCGGCGGCGTGACCGCGCCGATCGATCCGTTCGGCAACGCGCGCCAGTCGCGCGACCTGCGCGAGATCGCGACCAGCTACGACCCGCGCTTCAAGGCCGAGAACGACGTGGTCCAGCTCAATTTCGATTTCGACCTCGGCAACGGCCTGAGCCTGGTCTCGCAAAGCGCGTACTCCAAGGACGACTACTACTCGACCCAGGATTACGGCCGCTTCGCTTCGGTGCCGATCTTCAGCGATTCCGACGGCGCGGTCGACGACGAGGGCAATCCGGCCTTCGCGCTGACCCCGGGCGGCGTCTACACCGACCCGCAGCTCGGCCCCTCGACCGGCTATCTGGCGGTCGACCTGAGCCGCGCGCGCAGCAAGCAGTGGTCGCAGGAGCTGCGCCTGCAGTCGGACTTCGACGGCCGCTTCAATTTCAACGTCGGCGCCAACTACCTGGACTTCGAGATCGACGAGGACTACTACGTCTTCAACAACATCTTCTCCCTGCTCGCCCAAGGCTTCTACAACCAGGACGCGCTGCGCGGCATCGCCGGCTACCCGCCGCTGGACTGCCCGCAGAATCTAGACCCGAGCCTGCCGTTCTACCTGCAGTGCGTGTACATCGACCCGAACCCGATCGACCGCATCGACGGCAAGGGCCACAACTATTTCCGCAGCCGCAACATCGCCCGCACCCGCTCCTGGGCGGTGTTCGGCGAGGGCTATTGGCAGCTGTCGGACACGGTCAAGCTGACCGCCGGCCTGCGCTACACCGACGACACCAAGATCACCACGCCGGTGCCGAGCCAGCTGCTGCTGGCGCCGGGACTGCGCGGCGGCGGCCTGGTCAACAGCGGCTACCCGACCCTGCCCGACGTGCGCCAGAGCTGGGGCAAGTTCACCGGCCGCCTGGTGCTGGACTGGAAACCGGACCTGGCCTACACCGACGACACCCTGGTCTACGCCTCGCTGGCGCGCGGCTACAAGGCCGGCGGCACCAATTCGCCGGGCATCGGCGCCGACCCGGAATTCCTCGGCTTCATCCCGCGCGACGCCACCTTCGCCCCGGAGTACGTCAACGCCTTCGAGATCGGCACCAAGAACAGCTTCGCCGGCGGCAAGCTGCAGTTCAACGCCTCGGCGTTCTATTACGACTACCGCGATTACCAGGTCTCGCAGATCGTCGACCGCAGCGCGTTCAACGAGAACTTCGACGCGACCTCCTACGGCCTGGAGCTGGAACTGGCCTGGAAGCCGACCGACCGGCTGCGCCTGGACGCGAACCTGGGCTGGCTCAAGACCCGCATCGCCGACGGCGAGCGCTCGATCGACGTGATGAACCGCACCCAGGGCGACCCGGACTGGGTGGTGGTGCGGCCGTGGCTGCAGCAGGCATCCAACTGCGTCGCGCCCAAGGACTACGTCGAGCGCATCCTCGCCGTGGCCGGCGACTACAACATCGCCCCGACCATCCTCAACAACTTCTGCAGCCCCAAGTTCTTCCTCGGCGGCGACCTGTTGCCGGGCGGGTTCTACGAATCGCTATTGGGCTTCAGCTACGACCCGCGCACGGACGGCCCCAACGGCGGCCAGGGCTTCTACGCCGACCTCGGCGGCAACGAGTTGCCGAACGCGCCGCGGCTGACCTTCAACCTGGGCGCGCAATACACCTTCCTGCTCGGCGACAGCTGGGACCTGACCGTGCGCGGCGATTACTACCGGCAGAGCAAGAGCTATGCGCGGGTCTACAACACGGTCAACGACCGGCTGCGCTCGTGGAGCAACGCCAATTTCTCCCTGACCCTGAACCGCCCGCAGTCGGACCTGAGCGTGCAGTTGTACGTCAAGAACGCGTTCGACAAGACCCCGATCACCGACGCCTTCGTCAACAGCGACGACAGCGGCCTGACCACCAACGTGTTCACCCTCGACCCGCGCATCGTCGGGCTGAGCGTGCGCAAGGGGTTCTACTGA
- the ugpC gene encoding sn-glycerol-3-phosphate ABC transporter ATP-binding protein UgpC codes for MAKVTLDRLRKVYPNGYVGVADASFQIEDGELLVLVGPSGCGKSTLLRMVAGLETISEGELRIGERRVNDVPPKDRDIAMVFQSYALYPHMSVAENLGFGLKLRGAGKAEIAERVGAAAAMLELEPLLQRKPAALSGGQRQRVALGRALVRQPQVFLLDEPLSNLDAKLRMGMRVEIARLHRQLGTTMIYVTHDQIEAMTLGHRIVVMKQGHVQQIDTPMALYERPVNLFVATFLGSPKMNTLSGVVGERGDGLVLRVADGVELPLRPAGKAAEAVRGYLGRELIVGLRPEHLRPAAAGADTLATRVEVVEPVGNEAFLNLRCGGDELVVRLPPYDLPKVGDELHLAYEAERMHFFDPGSEAALARD; via the coding sequence ATGGCCAAGGTCACCCTGGATCGTCTGCGCAAGGTTTATCCGAACGGTTATGTCGGCGTGGCCGATGCCAGTTTCCAGATCGAGGACGGCGAGCTGCTGGTGCTGGTCGGGCCCTCGGGCTGCGGCAAGTCGACCCTGCTGCGCATGGTCGCCGGCCTGGAAACGATCAGCGAGGGCGAACTGCGCATCGGCGAGCGCCGGGTCAACGATGTGCCGCCGAAGGACCGCGACATCGCCATGGTGTTCCAGAGCTACGCGCTGTATCCGCATATGAGCGTGGCCGAGAACCTCGGCTTCGGGCTCAAGCTGCGCGGCGCCGGCAAGGCCGAGATCGCCGAGCGGGTCGGCGCGGCCGCGGCGATGCTGGAGCTGGAGCCGCTGCTGCAGCGCAAGCCGGCGGCGCTGTCCGGCGGCCAGCGCCAGCGCGTCGCGCTGGGCCGGGCCCTGGTGCGGCAGCCGCAGGTGTTCCTGCTCGACGAGCCGTTGTCCAACCTCGACGCCAAGCTGCGCATGGGCATGCGGGTCGAGATCGCGCGCCTGCACCGCCAGCTCGGCACGACCATGATCTACGTCACCCACGATCAGATCGAAGCGATGACCCTGGGCCATCGGATCGTGGTGATGAAGCAGGGCCACGTGCAGCAGATCGACACGCCGATGGCGCTGTACGAGCGCCCGGTGAACCTGTTCGTGGCCACCTTCCTCGGCAGCCCGAAGATGAACACCCTGAGCGGCGTGGTCGGCGAGCGCGGCGACGGCCTGGTCCTGCGCGTCGCCGACGGCGTCGAACTGCCGCTGCGCCCGGCGGGTAAGGCGGCCGAGGCCGTGCGCGGCTATCTCGGGCGCGAGCTGATCGTCGGCCTGCGTCCCGAACACCTGCGTCCGGCCGCGGCCGGCGCGGACACGCTGGCGACCCGGGTCGAAGTGGTCGAGCCGGTCGGCAACGAAGCCTTCCTCAACCTGCGCTGCGGCGGCGACGAACTGGTCGTGCGCCTGCCGCCCTACGACCTGCCCAAGGTCGGCGACGAACTGCACCTGGCGTACGAGGCCGAGCGCATGCATTTCTTCGATCCGGGCAGTGAGGCGGCTTTGGCGCGGGATTAG